Within the Malus sylvestris chromosome 4, drMalSylv7.2, whole genome shotgun sequence genome, the region CAAATAAAAATGTCGCAGTACCACAATTGACCATAAATGTATTACTCACAAAGGTGGATGTCATGCCAGCACAAGCACCTGCTGCAAGTCTTCCTAGAAGAGATAGCTCACTATCTTTGCCCCTAAAGagtttcttcaaaatcaaattacaaaagAAGCTTTAAGTTCTGAATACATGGAATGTTATACAAACATTTTCGTAAAGAGGGTTTCACTATTACCTTATAAGCTTCATAAGCAAAAAGCTGGACAGCACTGTAAGGGAGAATCCGTATCACCTAAACAATCAAATgaattttcaaaaattaaatGCAACTCAAGCAAACCCCTTCCGTAGAGCATGGGAAAGTAATATAACAAAATGGGAAGTTTAATCAGCAAAGAACCTGAGGAAGGTTGCCTTTCCAGTACCCTTTAATCCCTTCTTCCTTCCCTATCATTGTTATAGCCTGCAGGGTATGACCCGACATTAAACATGAGGAGGTGATCATACAGGATAATGTCAAATGCTTCTAAAAGATATGTTAATAATAAagtaataaaattttgaaagacCATAAACTATGCAACTCTTGAAAAGATCTTAAATCTACATTATGTAAGCCACAAAACCACAATATGAGAAATTAGCGAGCAGGCAATGGAGCTGAATGCATGACTGTCAGACAAATGCATATAATTTATGAGGTTTTAAAAACTGGGCAGAGCCAGAGGATGGTCCGGACCAACCATAACATACCTCGACAAAACTGATAGCCTTCTTAGCGCTTTGTTGCCCAACTCGCACGCCATGAGTCTGCAAAGATGTGAACATATTTTCGAGTACTGAACATTTCCAATTAAACTACTACTTGATTTAGATCGAAAGCAATAGCGAAGAATACGATTTGCTACTAATATACGGCCCTTAACCACAATGCAATTAACACAATAACAAATCaaatattgaatttttttttccccgCAATCAGAAATCTTTGCCTTCCTTGCAGCAAAAGCAACCACCCAGAATTACTTTCGAAAATTCCGGAGTAATGTACTTTGTTCTATGCTATTTTCTCAAATCAGCTACTTCCAAAATTCacaaatgcaaataaaaattttaaattttgtaacGAATGCCTTCTTTAATTTTCCAGAAGCAACAAATTTTGAACATTCTATCTGTATTTTCACCGACACCAGAAAGCAAAACGCAAAGGGCGGCACAATCTCTTGCATACGACGCCGTACGGAAGCATATCGGGTAATAAAATTGTGGGAAATGTAATAAAATTaacggcagagagagagagagagagagagagagagagagagagagagagagagagttaagaGCACCTGCATAAGAATCTTGATGCGGTCGAGCGGAGCCGTGACGCTCTTAGCGGCGGCTCCAGCGACGGCTCCGGCAGCAAATAGAGCAACGTCTTTGGGCACGCATGCGAGAATAGCCAACGGATGCTTCAACAGCTGAGCCGAAGTCGGCGAAAACTCGTTCCTCTGTTCTCCCCTTTCCGCCACCGAAATGCAGGCGAAATTGAACCGAGTACCACCGCCGCTGCTGAAGCTGAGATGCGCGGTCGTCCACAGCGGTTCGTAGTGGTCCGCGGCGTCGGTGAGGGCGCCGCGGGAGGCGTTGAGGCTCGGGATGCTCCGCCATGATACAATGGCTCTGGAATCTTCGGCCATGGAGCGGGAATTTTGAAGAAGGGAGGTGGAAGAGTGAAGGGATAAGGCGAGGGAGGCAGTTGCAGAGAGAGAGCAGAGTGCAGGGGAAGGCACACTTTGTTCCGACTCTCAAATCTGTAGAGACAGGCGCGTATATGTTATTTGCTAATTTGGTAAGAAATGCGCGTGTTCTAAAAAGGAGGCGACCTTTGGGGGCCTTGCTCATTTGGTTATATTATGTATAATTGGGCTTTGTATAAAGATGAGAGTTAATCTCATAATAgactagtaataatatggtttaaatttgcttttggcgagaatcagaCTAAAACatcttacttataagtgaagagaaatattattATATCATAATGCTAAATGTCAATATACGAGAATGACTTCGATGGACGGAAAATTTTCACCACATGACATATTTCTTCACATAGTAATGTATTGTTGGATTGGAATATTACAATGACTAGGGCAGtttgcctttttatttttttttatttgaaaaactaatttatatttttattaaaaagaaagaaataaagcaAAACCATGAAACCTAACCACCCACTAATGCGggagtttttgtttttctaaagttttatatttaaattcattaaaaattaaaacgtggtgaattattttaatttttttggttcaattgtaatttttgaaattctTAAAAGACAATTTATagtattttgaatgtttcaccattttGGGGTGCTCACTTATATACATAGACTAGCCTCTTGCCACATGAAAACATAAAACCTAGCCACTCACTAACgtgggagttttttttttcccctaaaattttaagtttaaattcattgaaaattaaaatgtgCTAAATTACTTTAACTCattttggttcaattgtaatttttgaaattctTAAAGGACAATTCAaggtattttgaatgtttcaccatATTGGGGtgcactttatatatatagaagatGATGAACTCATTTCATAAAATTTGAGAAACTTTTTTATGTTATCGCAATACTGTTCCTGATTTAGTTGATAACGTATAATATTTGTGTAGAGTTTAGTAGTTAGTAATGACTAACATGTTGTGTGGTTTAGTCCTTTTTTTGTCAACAGTTTAAGTGGGGTTTTGTGAAGAAGGGAAGAGGGGG harbors:
- the LOC126617589 gene encoding probable envelope ADP,ATP carrier protein, chloroplastic; translation: MAEDSRAIVSWRSIPSLNASRGALTDAADHYEPLWTTAHLSFSSGGGTRFNFACISVAERGEQRNEFSPTSAQLLKHPLAILACVPKDVALFAAGAVAGAAAKSVTAPLDRIKILMQTHGVRVGQQSAKKAISFVEAITMIGKEEGIKGYWKGNLPQVIRILPYSAVQLFAYEAYKKLFRGKDSELSLLGRLAAGACAGMTSTFVTYPLDVLRLRLAVEPGYRTMSEIALNMLKEEGVASFYYGLGPSLIGIAPYIAVNFCIFDLVKKSLPEDFQKKAEASLLTGLVSASLATLTCYPLDTVRRQMQMKGTPYKTVLDAIPGIVERDGLVGLYRGFLPNALKTLPNSSIRLTTYDMVKRLISTSQKEFQRIVEENRSKHH